CAGGGTGATGACACCATCTTGCGGATAATTCTCGTCAATCGTCCACGTGGTCTTGTCGGCGGTGAGAGCCATGCTCCATACGTTCAGCTGCGCTGTCTTGTCGGCTTCGGTCTGGCCCAAGGCACGGGCTTTGACATTCACTATTCCACTGGCCGAGGAGCTGAGCACGGGATACACCGTGAAGTCGCCCGTCTGCTCGTCAACGAGGGCTGTAGCCGACTTGCTGCTCTGTCCGTTACCGCTCAGCGTGACACTCACATACTGGTTCTTGAGTCCGTTGGCCTGCTTCGTCGTCACACGTCCGCTCACCTTCACAGCCTCGCCGGGCAGGTACGACTCGCGTTCCACCTTCAGTTCAGCAACACTGAAAGGTGCGGCTATCGTCATTTTCGCTGGCGAAGTGCTCACGTTGTTGGCCGTGCTGTACTCATTCACTTTGTTGTCGCTGTTCACCCGGGCATAGAGCCAATAGGTGCCTACGACAGCGGGCATCGTGCCGGTGAACTGGAACGTCTTGCTCTCAGCAATGCCGAGAGGAGCGTTGGTATGCACCGAGAATAGCGGTGTGGTGCGGGTGTAGCTGTACAGCTGGTCGCTGGGTGCCAGGAAGAAGTCTATCTGCACGCCAGCCGGCAGTTCGGCAGTACCCACGTTCAGAATTTCAGGAGAGAAGGTTGCTTCCATGCCCGAATAGAGCTGCGTGCCGTCGTAGCCGGGAGCAGAGCAGGCAACATCGGGCAGTGTGCGGTCGGTGATGCGCACGCCCAGCTGTCCGGAGGCCAGTCCGGAGGCACTGGCATTGATGAAGAGCATGCGCTCATCGTCTTGCTGCTCATTGCGGTTCACCTGGACAGTGAAGTTGACCGAACGGCTGCCGGCAGGAATGGTTACTGTAGACGGAATCACCACGTCGGCGGCATTATCGGCTCTGAGGTTCACCGTCACGGCATTATTTGCCGTAGCCACATAACGGGTGAGGGTAGCGGTGAACGAGCTTCCCTCGGCGACGAGACTGCTGCGTGAGGTCACGGTGAGGTATGGCGACTCGTCGTCGGTCACCGTTAGCTGTGTCGTGGCAAAGGCACGGTCGCTGCCGGCGGCATGGGTGTTGGCCGAAGGCAGGTATAGGGCAGCAGACAGGCTATACTGTCGCTGGCCGTCGACGGCGCTGTTGTCAGTGACACCCACCTTTACCTCTTTCTCTGTTTCACCCTTTCTGAACTCCACCACTTTGTCGGCAAAATAGACATTCGACTCGCTGGCTGAACTGAGACGTACGCTGAGCATGCCGTCTTTGTCGGCACCGCGGTCGCGGCGGACGATGGCTGTGGCAGCCTGAGAACCGGCATTCTCGCAAACAATAGCAGGCGAGAGTGTCAGTGTGAGTGCGGGACGGTCATCGTCGTTGATGGAAACAGATGTCGAGGCCGACTGATAGTCGGTGGCCCAGGTGCTGAAACGGGCCGTCATGTCAGGCTGTGGCGTGTCGTCGTCGATAAGCGTCAGTGTAGCTGTTGCAGAGGCTTTCCCCTTCTCTATCGTCATCTTGATGGGGGCGGGCGTGAAGCGGGCGGCCTGCGAGCAGTTGATGTTCAGTTCCAGCGCTTCTGCCATTTCGCCGCCACGGGTAGCAGTGAGCACTAGTTGACGGTCCTTGCCTTCTGTCATCTGCTGCAGCGATGTCTTCAGCGTCAGCGGGTCGGTGTCGTTATCGGTACGTGTGACATGGATGGTCTGTGCGTTATAGCCGTTACTCTCGCCGATGATGAGATCGGCTTCGCGTGCTCTGACTATCTGGTCGTCGACGGCATAGATGCGCACGGTGGTGCCGGCAGCCTTTGCCGGTATGACGATCCATTGTGGTGTGGCAGGAGAGAGGATGGCATTGTTCATGGAGAGCAGTCCGCTGACAGAGCAGGTCAGGGGAAACTGTTCTTCGGTAGACCAGTCGCCTGAGCGCGACACCGTGAGCGTGATATAGTCACGGCTGGAATAATAGTAGCTATAGTAAGTGTATCCTTCGGTCACGTTCTGCTTGTTGACCGATGCGAAGAGTTTCTTTCCCACACTGACGGTCTGTTCAGAACGACGGCTGTTGTTGCCTTGGTCTACAAGCAGTTCGCCAGCCAGCGGGTCTGGAGTGACTTCTACATATACATACTGCTGTCCGTCGGCATGGGGCAATGTGGGGAGATAAGTAGTGAACTTACGCGTCACTTCGGCTCCGGCCTTCAGCGAGTCGCTGTGATAGGCGTTGCCAACAAAAGTGCGCACGCCTGTCAGTGCCGATTCCAGATAGACTTTCTCACTCCATCCGGCACGGGTGTTGCCGGTTCCGTCGTTTTTCACCGTGTAGATGCAGTTGAATGTACCGCCGGGCTGTACCTCGGTGACAGTGGGTGTCACTGATGACACGATGAGGTCGGGCAGGTCGGCACGGCTCACCACGAAGTGTCCCGTGGCTTTACCGCCGCCGGTGACAATGTTGTTGCCCTGACGGTCGGAAAGTACGATGTTGCTGAGATTGACGGCGTATGGTGTGGCCGTATTACCGTCGTCGTAGGTCTGCATGGGTATGCGGAGCAACAGTCCCGAGTTGCCGCGCAGACCATTGTTCTGCATAGACATGATGACGACCGTGAACTTTCGTCCCCCCTTGGCATTGACGGTCACTGAATGCTGGTTAGCGCGGTTGGTGAGAGTGGCCACACCATCGGCCGGCACGTTGAAAGGCAGCTCGATGTCGAACTGTGCTGCCACCACTTCCTGTGTGTTGTTCAGGTAGATGGGTACGCTCACCGTCTTGTTGATGCGGCCCTCGAAGTCGGGAATCGAGAGTTCGTTCACAGGCTCCTGTGCCTGCATGCTGCTTGTGAATACGGCAGCCACGGCGAAGAGCAGCAGCCGAAGGGCGTGCTGTCTCGCGCGTGTATATATATTATAATGTGTATTCATAACTGTCTGAGATTATCTTTTCATCAGTTTTACAATCTTACGAGCACCGTCGGCAGTGGTCATCTCAAGGAGATAGACACCGGGTGCTATGTTCACCGTGAGGGCAGTCTCTCCGCGAAGGGGCTGAGTGAGGACTGTGCTGTAGACCACTGCTCCGCCTGTCGAGGTGAGGCGTAGTGTCAGCCCTTCTGTCTGTCGGTTCGCTTTCACTATGAGTCGGTTGCCCTGGAAGCGTGCTGCCAGCGTGCCGTCCATGAGTTGTGCTATGCCTGTGGGCTCCTGTCCCACGGTGATGCTCATCTCTTCGGCAAGGCTGTCGGCAGCCTGCACGGCAACTACCTCTGCCTGTGCCGACAGTTTCAGCAGAGCGGTCACCTCTCCGGCAGGAATCATCTCTCCCGTGGGCGAGAAGATGACGTAGCGCGAGCCCTCCGCCGTGTTGCGGCCTATCATCTGGAACCGGCTGTGGTTGAGCAGCAGGCTTACTTGCGAGGTGTTCACCCCGCGCAGCTCCACGTCGATGGCACCCACCTCCACTGTCGATGCCAGCCTGAGCTGTCCGTCGGCAGCATAGAGCCATGCCTGCGTATCAGTGGCCTGTGCACGGTTCAGACTTCTGGCCCGGGTGTTCTGCTGATTGAGCACGATGTTCACCGTACAGACGATGTCCTGCACATTGATAACCTCGTCTGCGTAGGTGTTGGCAGCCGAGCGGTTGAAGGGCGATGCTGTTCCGAGAATACGATTCAGCGTGTGCTGCACGTCGAGCACGTCGGTGGCACCCGTCATATTGGCATCGCCTTCTACGTAGCGCACGTACATAGGTATGACACTGCCGTTGATGTTGAGAGAGCCACCGCTGATTTCAGCCAGATAGCGGGCATCCTGCACGTCGGTGTATTCGCTGCCGGACTTCCATGCAAAGCCGTACTGACTGGTGTAGTAGGCAAATGAGTTGTGATTGCTGGTGCTGTCGAGCAGATAGACCATAGGCGTGGAGCTGTGGTCCTTGTACTTATGGTTGTAGGTGAACAGCGATGGCAGTGCCAGCGTCTGATGATTGCTGATATAGAAACGGCGCGGCTGTTGCTGGGCCAGATAGGAATCTTTCAGCTCGCTGTTCGAGAAGCTCTTCTTGAACTGATACTGCAGGTCAATGGTCTGCAGGCTGCCGGGCAGTGTGTCAGATATTTCTGTCAGGCAGTTGTTGCTCATGTAGAGCGATTTCAGGCTGCTGCAGTAGCGCAGGAATGGCGAGAGGTCACCCTCAATGTTGTTTTGTGACAGGTTGAGATAGGTGAGGTAGGGGAGGTTCAGTTCCCAATCAGTATCGAGCTCACCTTTCAGGTTGTTGTTGTAGAGGTCGATGCTGGTCACGCGTCCGGCATCGTTGAACTCTACGCCGGGCATTTCCGCCTTGTTGCGGCCGTTGCTGGCGAAGGTCCACTTCTTCTGCGTCCACTCGTCGCCGCCCAGTCGGTTGTACATCGTCTTCAGTGCCAGCAGGTCGTTGGGCTCCACCTGGAAACCGTTGTACTTGTAGGTCTGGCCGTTGATGAGAATGGTGATATTCTCCGTCACGATATGGCTGAACATGGCCTGCACGGCCGCCACGATCTGCGGTATCTCATTCATGTGTGCCGCAAGGAAATCCATCGGCACGATGAAGTTGAACGTTGCCGACTCGGGAGCCTTCATGCTGATGTAGAAGTCGGTATTGAGTAAATACTGATAGAGGGCTTGGATGACGGCTACTGCCTGCTCTGAAATCTGCAGGTTATAGGTGGCGTCGGCCACGTTGACGTTCAGCCCTATGTCGAAGCCGCGCGTGCTCAGTGCACTGAGCAGTGTGCTGAGCATGTTGAACACGCCGCCAGCGGCATCTTCCTCCACGTCCGGGTCGAGGGTGATGTCGCCCGAGAGGATGCCGGCCGGAAGGATGACGGCCTGCTGATAGAGTGTAGACCAAATGCCATGCGACTGTGCACGGATGCAGAGCACGTGAGGTCCGTAAAGTCCCGCATAGTTGATGTCACAGTTGACAATGGCCGAATCGTTCACAGTCTGGAATGTGATAGGCGTGGCATTTCCTTTGCCCGGGTCTTCATCCCAGAAATACTCTATCCGCTCAATGTCACGTTGCCCGTCGGCAGCAGGACGATAAATATACTGGTAATGGATGGCACCGCGTGTAGTGCCCGTCTCGCTGTTCTCGCTGACGGCGCGCAGGGCCAGCACATTGATGCCATCATGCAGTTGCCCACGGTCGATGTCGAAGCTCACCTCATCACTTTCGGCACTCACGAAGACCCACTTGCCCTTGTTCAGACGATATTCCACTCCCGTGGTGTGGGCATCCTCGGCATGATAGCGATATACACTTCTCTGAACGGTCGGCGAGAATGCCACAGTGCCGTCCTCGCGAGTACTGATGAGTCGGATACCGATATTGTTCAGGCCATAGCGCAACTCAGAGGCAGGAATGTCGAAGTCGGTGTTGCCGTCCTCGTCAACCTTCAGTTGCACTGCCCTGGCTTTGCCTAAGCCAGAATCTGTGTTGACGAAGTACTCGGCATAAGCAAGTGTACGATTGTCTACTGTCTCTATAGTAAAATAGCCACGTTCAATACTTCCATTTTCGTCGATAAGTGCCTGATATTGATCTTTATATTGTTCAGGAACCAATAGTTTTACAGGTGATTCCTTTGTGCCTACTCCAAAGAATGTACTTCCCGAGAAAATAGAAGTATCGCCTTTGCACTCAATGCTTCTAAGCGCGGTGCAGCCATAGAAAACAGAAGAACCTATTTTTTTCAGACTGCGTGGCAAGACGACCGTACTCAGGCTCGTACAATTCTGAAAGACGCTGCCCTGAATGTAGGCGACACCTTCAGGTATGGTCACACTCTTCATGTTGGAGCAGTTCTGGAATGTCAGATCAAGAATCCACCGCGTACCATTCTTGATGGTATAGTGTGAATAGCTCTTATCTGTCACCTCGCTCAGAACTGAGCCTGCATATCTTATACCGTTTTCCACTGGTAGTCCGGTACAATTCTGAAAAGCATAGTACCCGATGGAAGTCAAGGAATTAGGTATAGATACCGCACTCAAGCCCGAACAGTTGGCAAACGAATAGTTGCCAATGTTCGTCACCCCCTCTGGGATGGTTAGTGAAGTGAACCCTTTTCCTCCGTAGAATGTGAATTGATTAATGGAAGTCACGTTTTCTGGAATGACTAAATCCTTTATTTCCGTATCATAGTCTGTATACAGGTGGCCAACTTTTGATAAGGGGTTATTGCTGCTGAAAGGAATGGCGCACCATGTTGACACATCAGGGATGATAATTTTCTGAAGATTATTGCTTTTGGTAAAAGCCGACGAAGCGATTTTGCGCACCGTGGAGGGAATGCTGACTGCCGTCAGTTCAGGATATCCGCTATAGTTGACGGCAGTAACAGTGTAGCTTTCTCCATCGTGTGTAACAGTCTCTGGAATTTGCCAAAAATCCATCTTTTCAGCTTCCTCATCGTAACCTATCAACGTGGCTGTCTTCGTGCCTTTGTCATAATAGTAGATGAGATTTCCTTCGTCGGCTGCTTCTGGAGTAATGGCTACGATTCGTGCTCTTTGTTCTTCATCCCATACATTATTAAGATAGGTATCGATGACCGATGAGAGCACATGCAGCGTGGCATTTGTGTTTTCAAAAAAAGAATAAAGGTCATCGATAATAGGCATGCTTAAGTAAGAATCTATGATTGGGATTTGTTCTGCATAAAGGTATATGTCCTTCAGTTGTGGACTATTTGTAGGGAATCCGCAAAGTACTGTGATGCTTGGCGGCAAAACAAGCAACTTTAGCTTGGGACAGCCAGAGAAGGTAGAACCATACAAAGTGGAAACATTACCAGGGATGTAGACATCGGTGAGATTTGCACAGTTGGCAAAAGCATTGGCTCCAATGCTCATAACCTCAGCAGGAATAACAAGGGAAGTTATACTGTTGCAGCCTTGGAATGCGGCTTGTCCGATAGACTTGATATCGTCTGGCATCACAGTGTTGTTGCAGCCCGCAAGAAGCGTTTTAGTGGATTTCTCGATAATGGCGTTGCAGTTGTTGGGAGAGTGATAGTACTCGTTGCCTTCATCGACAGTGATGCTTTCCAGATTGTAGCATCCGCCGAAAGCTGATACACCTATGGTTTTGACATTAGCCGGAATTGTAAGCTTCGTAAATCCTGTGCAACGGGCAAAGGCAGAATGAGATATTGTCTCCAGACTGTTCGGGAAGTTAATAGAAGTCAATCCTGTCCCGGAAAATGCATTGGCACCAATAGATGTCAGGGTGTTTGGGAGAAAGATTGAGTTTAAGCTTGAACAACCTTCAAAAGTGTAGGAACCGATTGTTTGTAATCCACTGTGCATAATAACGCTTTTCAGAGATGTGCATCCTTGAAATGTGTAATGGCCCAGATGAATAACACTACCAGGAATCTCAATAGAAGAAAGCTTGTCTAAGCCTTTAAAGGCATAGTTGGCTATTGATGTAACCCCTTCGAGAATCTTCGTGTTGTTGCATCCTTGAATCAGTTCATTCGTATCGCTGTTGATAATGGCGTTGCAATTGTTACGGGAGTCGTATTTGGGGTTATTGGCATCAACAGTTATTTCGTTCAGGGCTGAACAATCGGCAAATAGGCTTGTAGGAATTTCTTCAATGCTACTGGGGATGTGAATCTTGGTTAGACTCTTCATTCCCTGGAAGACATAAGATGAGTAGAATCCCTTTATGCCATTCGGAATGACAGTGTTGTTGCAGCCTTGAATGATCTTGTCGGTCGCTTTATCCACGATAGCGTTGCAATTATTCCTTGAGTCGTAATTAGGATTACTTGAATCGACAACAATACTTTTTAGGTTAGAACAATACCTATAAGTGTCATAATAATAATAAGTAATACCTGTGGGTATATAAACAGATTCCAGACTTGAGCAACCCTCAAAAGCACTACTTCCAAGTTTTTCCAAACCAGAAGGTAAAGGAGCAATTTTTAATTTTTTACATCCTTTAAAAGCGTCATAACCAATTTCCTTCAAACTTGATGGAAACGATATGCTTTCAAGGCTTGTGCATCCTTCAAAAGCGTGATATTCAATCAAAGTGAGAGCATTGGAAAGAGTGACAGATTTAAGGCTTGTGCAGCCTTCAAAACAACTTGAGCCTAATTTTGTGATCGTGTTAGGCATTTTGATGCTTGTCAGTTCAGTACAATTTTGGAATGCCCAACTATCAATAGCCATAACTGTGTAGGTGTTACCGTTAAAAGTCACTGAAGACGGAATAACGATATCGCCTGTGTATTTATTG
The sequence above is a segment of the Prevotella sp. E9-3 genome. Coding sequences within it:
- a CDS encoding leucine-rich repeat domain-containing protein, producing MKHLKYKCLLLLMAALCSIAARAVQIDGIYYNLYNYLNGQYINYAHVTYDRNNKYTGDIVIPSSVTFNGNTYTVMAIDSWAFQNCTELTSIKMPNTITKLGSSCFEGCTSLKSVTLSNALTLIEYHAFEGCTSLESISFPSSLKEIGYDAFKGCKKLKIAPLPSGLEKLGSSAFEGCSSLESVYIPTGITYYYYDTYRYCSNLKSIVVDSSNPNYDSRNNCNAIVDKATDKIIQGCNNTVIPNGIKGFYSSYVFQGMKSLTKIHIPSSIEEIPTSLFADCSALNEITVDANNPKYDSRNNCNAIINSDTNELIQGCNNTKILEGVTSIANYAFKGLDKLSSIEIPGSVIHLGHYTFQGCTSLKSVIMHSGLQTIGSYTFEGCSSLNSIFLPNTLTSIGANAFSGTGLTSINFPNSLETISHSAFARCTGFTKLTIPANVKTIGVSAFGGCYNLESITVDEGNEYYHSPNNCNAIIEKSTKTLLAGCNNTVMPDDIKSIGQAAFQGCNSITSLVIPAEVMSIGANAFANCANLTDVYIPGNVSTLYGSTFSGCPKLKLLVLPPSITVLCGFPTNSPQLKDIYLYAEQIPIIDSYLSMPIIDDLYSFFENTNATLHVLSSVIDTYLNNVWDEEQRARIVAITPEAADEGNLIYYYDKGTKTATLIGYDEEAEKMDFWQIPETVTHDGESYTVTAVNYSGYPELTAVSIPSTVRKIASSAFTKSNNLQKIIIPDVSTWCAIPFSSNNPLSKVGHLYTDYDTEIKDLVIPENVTSINQFTFYGGKGFTSLTIPEGVTNIGNYSFANCSGLSAVSIPNSLTSIGYYAFQNCTGLPVENGIRYAGSVLSEVTDKSYSHYTIKNGTRWILDLTFQNCSNMKSVTIPEGVAYIQGSVFQNCTSLSTVVLPRSLKKIGSSVFYGCTALRSIECKGDTSIFSGSTFFGVGTKESPVKLLVPEQYKDQYQALIDENGSIERGYFTIETVDNRTLAYAEYFVNTDSGLGKARAVQLKVDEDGNTDFDIPASELRYGLNNIGIRLISTREDGTVAFSPTVQRSVYRYHAEDAHTTGVEYRLNKGKWVFVSAESDEVSFDIDRGQLHDGINVLALRAVSENSETGTTRGAIHYQYIYRPAADGQRDIERIEYFWDEDPGKGNATPITFQTVNDSAIVNCDINYAGLYGPHVLCIRAQSHGIWSTLYQQAVILPAGILSGDITLDPDVEEDAAGGVFNMLSTLLSALSTRGFDIGLNVNVADATYNLQISEQAVAVIQALYQYLLNTDFYISMKAPESATFNFIVPMDFLAAHMNEIPQIVAAVQAMFSHIVTENITILINGQTYKYNGFQVEPNDLLALKTMYNRLGGDEWTQKKWTFASNGRNKAEMPGVEFNDAGRVTSIDLYNNNLKGELDTDWELNLPYLTYLNLSQNNIEGDLSPFLRYCSSLKSLYMSNNCLTEISDTLPGSLQTIDLQYQFKKSFSNSELKDSYLAQQQPRRFYISNHQTLALPSLFTYNHKYKDHSSTPMVYLLDSTSNHNSFAYYTSQYGFAWKSGSEYTDVQDARYLAEISGGSLNINGSVIPMYVRYVEGDANMTGATDVLDVQHTLNRILGTASPFNRSAANTYADEVINVQDIVCTVNIVLNQQNTRARSLNRAQATDTQAWLYAADGQLRLASTVEVGAIDVELRGVNTSQVSLLLNHSRFQMIGRNTAEGSRYVIFSPTGEMIPAGEVTALLKLSAQAEVVAVQAADSLAEEMSITVGQEPTGIAQLMDGTLAARFQGNRLIVKANRQTEGLTLRLTSTGGAVVYSTVLTQPLRGETALTVNIAPGVYLLEMTTADGARKIVKLMKR